From the Argentina anserina chromosome 3, drPotAnse1.1, whole genome shotgun sequence genome, the window GCTTCTCCATTTACTGTAGTAGTCATTTGATCAAAACATGTTTTAGGAGCCCGGGAATGTGAGTGTGCTTGATGTATTCTTCCCAATCTATGCATGTTgcatcaaaattaaaacttccAACCTCTAAGAAACTCTCATTTGCTGTCTTCCACAACTTCTGTGTATTGGCGTCATCGAAGCTATACAACACACCAAACATACTTGAATGTCAAAGAATGATATGATTATAGTGAACACGGACAAGACTCGTAAATCACGTAACAACAACACACGTACATTCCGTAGAATAGCATATATGGTTTGTATAGATCTACCAAGCGCATCACCAGGTCTAGCTTCCGACTATGGTTGACATAAATGTCTTGGAAATACTGGCCAAATGTTTTGTTCACGAAATTTAATCCCTGGAAAGAATAAAGAAATGAACattagaaaaagaacaaaaatccCTGAGTGTTTAATTTGTAGCTTGCTCGAACTAACCTTCAAAGGTAGCATGTAACGAAAATTCATATACATGCGAAAAGTAGCCATAGTCGTCAATATTGTGCCCTTGGTAACAATTACAGGCTCACCATCCTTATTGAGCCATGGATTTTTCGTGAAGTATTGGAAGATGAAGTCGTGCATTTGAGAGAAATTCAAAGGGTTTCTCAATGAGGATCCGACTTGGTAAATAATATTAGCAGTTGGCTGATTTGCATTTACCACCATCGCTACGATTATTGAATTTACCAACATGTCAACTGGAATCTGCAGAGAAATTAAGTTCAAAATTAATCTAATTAACTCCGTTTACCTATTAACATGCATATCAAGGTCGAAAAATTCTGGCATGGTAGTCAACTATTTGGCTTACCATGTCGAGTACTGTTGCAGGATCAACTAACAAGCATGTCAGCTTCCCTTTGCAATAACCAGCAATAACGCTGTCAATAGTTCTGCATTCACAATAATTGTATAGATAGTAAATTACTTATCAAACAAACTTCAATTAATTGGGTGTTTGAATTAGAcatattttgttttgatcACCCTAAAACTCGTAGTGTTGAAGCTTGATTATTAGTTTAATTACCTGAAACCTTGGATCCAACCAGGAAACGGTTCTTCGTAAGTGCTTGTAACTATAGGTGGACGTACGATCACAAGAGGTAAATTGTCTTTCGAACGTTGCAGAAATATCTCACCCACAGCTTTTGTGAACACATATGTGTTTGGCCATCCATACAGTCTAGCCCTACAATTTAATTTGCATCGACAAAAATCCATAGTGAAATTAAATAGGATCATATTAGCGCATGCAGTAGCAAggtttataactttatatatgTACGAACGCATTAAAGACCTTTTAATGCCGAAATCCTTCATTGTGTTTCTAACAACTTCTTCTGAAGTATCTAATGCTTTCAATTCATTCAGTTTCTCCTTCACAAGGTTCTTCTCCACTGTTTCAAAATCAAGATTAGCCATCTCTTTAACCATCTTATTCATTGAAGAAGAGTCTTCTGGTATGAGCCCTGCCCTTTCACCACAAACATAAGCTGGAAAACATATTGCACCGTCAGTGAGGAAATACACAGAGTTTCTAAATCAGTTTTCTGTTAATTACTTATCAGTTTTCTAAATCAGTTTCCTTGtgaattagttttttttggcAGGCAACATTTACTTGATCAAGCTACAAAACTGATGATGTAGTCTTTAGATCGATCCATCTAATCTAGAAAAATATTATGAAAGGAGTTCTAACCAGTTGATACGTGGAGAAGCATCTCTAGTTTGAAACATTTTTTCGCAAAGCTCAACACTTGCCGAACTCCAAAAGTATTTACTGCCAGTGAAATATCATATCtgcaaagaaaaacatatatgtAATATTTGATATGTAATATACGACAAATTTGATTGTCAGTTAACCCCTGAATATCATCAGTTATGATATGACCGGATAGTATTTCAAGTATTTTCTGCTGAAATAATGGTTGTTTCTAACGGGGAGGAAATTTAtcagaagaaaatgaatatgAGGGATATTAACTTATTATATATAGATGAATCTAAGGGTTTGAGGAGCTGGTCTCCAACCATGGCAGGggtaaagaagaagatgagagaGATGTCCTTTTCTTGGTTTagcaaaaaagaaaactaaataATTTTAGTCAAAGATGTGGCTATTGTTCCGCTAGAAATGATAACctgaggtttttttttcgacAAAAAGTTGGAATCGTAGGTCGGTAGAATAAGATAAGTGTTTGAAGTACACAATTTATCACCACTTTTTCCTATTAAAGGAGGGCATCATATAGTTTCTAGTGAGGGCACAATTAGATAATCATGCCTAATCTAAATATCATACTGTGGGCATGGGCCAGCACTGGACGCCCATATAGCTAACCGCCTATGCACAATAGTGACAATACAATACATGTCGCAAGGCCCGGCCTTGGCCCAGTGCAGGCTGTGCGACCGCACAGGACATGatctcgatatatcctcgatatattcccgatatatcccaaatattaagaaaacgatacgataagttgctTATCGCTCTATTATATCGgtgctttttatttttaattttttttaaaccacgtcgttttgaaaaaataatttaaagaaacTGAAAGTTTCGTCGATATATTCGAtgacgagagagtttatgatgaatgatcacctctatttttattaattaatagtatttatgtattttaattatcaaaacaatcaaatatttttttatgaagtttatttagtacatttacttctataaattttaatttctcaagtttatttggtatattttgatttatatgtttataaatatattaaatttaatgaaaaaatatcaaaaacgataaatctgatataatccgatatatctcgatatatccccgttatattcttattttacaaaaccgatacgatgccgataaccgctatttagaccattgcacATGACACAAAACCAAAAGTGGCACAACAAGCTTTTGTGTATGTGCTTCTATAGGCCAACTTctgaataagaaaaaaaatttaattgctCGCAAATTGTAGTTCAATCTCctattcttcctcctttattgcatTAATTATGGAGAAAATTTATTACAACAAGAAAAGATAACGATTAATCTTCTCCACAAtcaattaaataaattattcaCAATCTACCTCATGTTTTTCATCAGCTCTCAATTTTGCACTCTCATCATCGTTCAAATTGTTCAAATTTCTCCTAATTTCGTATATGCGAGATGGATTGTCTCAATAGTTTGAGCTGAAATTTTATTGTGTTTTTCTCCCTTTTGAAAAATTGGGTAAGAATGCTTGATGTTTCtcactttgtttttgtttccggATTCGTGAATATTGAAGAGCGAGAGGTTTTCTCTTTCCCTAATTGGCTTCATAATATTCATTCATTATTCATTGTCTTGGTTATGTTCACAAACCCAACATATTTCTATATTGTttatcaagcttttgtttttttgctcTGGTTAATTAAGCTTTGGAAGTCTACAAGACTTGGAACGGCACCATCAACTTTCAAaggtttctttttcttatgttACAAAATTTGCTGtgaatatatgatatataaaaaaacacttttattttttaatgaaaaaaaTTTGTGTAAGGGgcataagtttttatttttgcacGGCCATTAAATCTCTAGGACCGGCTCTGCATGTCACGGGTGAATGCAGATCTTCTATCTTTCTGTTTCTCTGTTACCTATTAATTTCTAGCTAGTTGCTAGATATACATCTTCCCTTTTGTATGGTATAAATAAGAACGTACATATATAGACGTGAAATACATATGCATCACTGATGAATGTACATATTATAGCTAGCTGGCTgttgataaatatatatgcagGTTGCTATGACAGATGGTTTACCTTTCGTCAAAGTTGGTTGTGGCTGCAGAGTTTACAATGATCTGTATTTCATTGCACAGTTCTTCCATCAATCTGGGCTCACTCACTCCAAGGTTCTCGAAAGTGACATCTCCAGGGAGAGCGACAACTTtttcaaaaatgaaagaatCGAAATCTGCTCCCCTTTTCTCTCTCAGAACCCTAAACAATTGCTTCCCTATAATCTGCAAAACATCAGATACAGAATTGAAGATCGATATGTGTTAGTCGAGTAGTAACAATGTACGTACCTGCATCAGAAATAACATCAACATGCAAGTCTCATTGGTTACTGATTGATTATATTAGCTGTGAAGTTATATGTACAGACCTCATCATGGATGCGTTTAGTTGCTGACTTGATATCAGAGGCTCTTATAAGAAGATAGAGCTTCTTCACATTTGGTTGCACCCTTAGAATTTTCTCCACAAACACTGCATGCCATGCCATATCCGTACATATTCACAagtatagagagagagagagagagagagagagagagagagagagagagagagagtagttACCCATTCCAAGGAATCCGGTCGCACCAGTGATCAAAATGGTCTTATTCTGCAGGTAACCTAGTATGCTGTCCAACCCCATTGTGCAGAAAGATATCAAAAGAATATAAGAACTGGACAGTTTAGCACCAACCTGATGCTAGCCTAATTTGGATGATTGCTTGTGTatctaaatagtaaatataacAAGCATATTCAGGTCTTTATAAAGGACCAAATAGAGTACCAATAAATTTGACAAATTATAAATGGAGAATTCATTTCTTCAATGATATAATGAGGTAGGACCCGATTAATATAAATGTACCAGCTAACTACTGACTGTGGGGACTTACAGTTTTGTTGTAATTTTCTGCATAGAACGATCATGATCCAAAACACTGGTCCTcttcattttttatatttccatTTTGAAAGATGGACATGTATTAGTCATTTAGTTGCCGTCGACGGGGGAGAAGAGCATGGAAACATATCAATATTGATCGATCGGTCGGTAGTATTATCTTCTCGATCTCCCAACTTAATTGTCATAAACTCATTCGGACCTTGCTTCTTCCATACTCGATAAATGGCGTTCATATGTGCGGCCCCTGCTGGTTTGGACTATAAGCATTTTCCTCTCGCGGTGTTTATTAGCTAGGCCAGAGAttcaaatgaaatatatattctcaTTTACTCATGAATACAAAACAtattctcatttaatttggatGACTCCACAATGTTGTGTTGAAATGCTATGCATGCATGACTCTTCACAGGTTCGATCTTCTCTTGTCTGTAGACGAGCTATAAAAACTAGTCTCACATACGAAAATACAATTTTGATTACGCACATACTTTTGTCTTTTTCACCGCTTTTGCTTCTTATACAGTAGACCATAGTTTGTCAAAAACAAATATACGGTAGGCCATATATAGTCATTGATCGATGGATATGagttttttctgttttatcTTTATAAGGTGatatatgaaagaaaataataaaccttattacaaacatatatattgcCGTTGCAGTACAACCGGCCTTATTATTGCTGGTCGGCATTAGAGCGTCAAACCCGTGTTGTTATTGGGTATTCTGATACAAAAAGGAAATATGGTTAGCGGACCAATTATCAACTAGTGTTGGATTCCAGTTTGGGGCTTCAATTTGGGTAAGGTTTGGTTTTCTCATCCGGATCTGGGATGCAGATCGAGCTAGTCTTAATGTACATGGTCTTCCGCTCCTAAAGACCGGTTGGAACTAATTTTTCATATTAGGAgaggcgcgtgggccccacgcgcgatcgccagaggtggcgcgtgaacagtgatttcaaacagtaaatgtgaatttattttatgtacggtaaatgtaaattacgtacaataattgtaaaaataatttctgaagGATAAATCGGTAATTATCATTTACTGAGTACGTATATACGATTGAATAGTACATGGATGTGGAGAAATACGTAAGTGCTATGTACTCGTAtagaaatacataaatagtatgtactcgtacatgaatacgtaataatatgtatttgtacaacagtacgtgaatagtaaccatgtgaacagtaatttcgtaaaaaccagaaattactgaacagtaaaaattattactgattcggcatttaaggttttacgtaataATTCTAAATTCACATCTTATCTTttctaggtgatcgatacatcaagtaaatgatccactttcggaatcgtggaaattacgctcaggattataaggtgagtaaaatctcacagtgacgaatctacccttgcggagattcatgattacgcttaattaaaaagaatgaactatgatatgtataagatgtagtggattgtgtatttGTGTAATTagtaaaataggtacatatatatggtttctatattatatactgtcataatttTCGTTTGCGATTGAGTTCATTTTTAGCGttgatgtttatttatttgagcatgtcgatttgatttgtacaatatcatgtgatgattgtttgtacgtggttttaacttgagttatgttaaaacatttttctttttgtggtctgtggacctgtcttcggaccagtcttcggacatgttggcatgtcggaacctagccttggccggacaaaagttacaatacatttagagctctagtctgtctgccggtgtactgcatgagaggtaacagatgggttatcggttTATGAGTACTCAcattttagatattgggtgatagatggttgcccaatgtcggtggcgtactaacatgaggggtaacagaagtgtaccagcgctcatgagtacccgtattataaatgtgtttgggtaaacataggggttgtccaatttctcatgagcacatatCTTTTcctattattagacaaccagatgggccgtctaacaaccagatgggccgtctaatgactcatgagtgcatttatgattgatgatttgtggattttcgtatatatttttatgcgagttatattattgttttactcatacgagctagaAAGCTTatagggtttgtgtttacaatcccggtgcacttattcgatggtgtaggggataattccgcatgtgtggattagcggaaatcgacggacaactctgaagatttgaaattggtgaggatttgagaggatttttacatttccatttgatataatgttgaattataaattagtttgtaataatcattttgactgagttgtattatgaattcagtaatgatccgttatgacattaaaatgatttctatttattgatattgttttagagtttttcatgatttcgaaatttgagttttatactcgaaattttgtgGTCGTGACCATTAAACTCGGCATTAATGGAGATCTGATGTTTACTTGTTTTCGTTTGAAGGAATGTCATTTTTTCACATGATTAGGTTGGATGGCGAATGTTGTCATCTCGTGGAAAAATAAAATCGAACGCGTACGGTAAAATTTGATTCACAGGAAATAGCATGTCCTATGTTCAAGATGACAAGATGTAGCTTGAAAGTCGATCTCTTCTTCAAGTCAAATGATCTGCTACTACATCTTCCAAATGTATGTTACTTTCTTCAAACTTGTCATagaatttcaattttctttaatttgatcaTAAGAAAGATCATGTGAAAGAACCATTATTCCATGATTAGAAATTGATAGATTGGTTTATATGCAACTTGGTATTTTCCAATTGCAGATATTAATCAACGAAAATTTCATTGGCATGACATGCATCCTAATTTGTTTTCTCTCTATATTCATGTATATACTCTTTGCGTTTACGCACACGCTGATACATTTTGAGATTGGTAGGGAGTAGAGACTGAAATACTAGAGAAGTAATTAGTTCATGGAAAAAATGAGATACATTGCCTCATTTATGGCAGGAACTATTTGTGGTGAGACACTTTATGAACACGTTTACTTCCGTTTACAAGACTTCATCGTGTCACCCGCTCACCGCCGTATAATTAATAGTCGCGTTGGTAGCATGTACACGCTTGCTATTCACCTTAATCACAATATACTTAGATCCATAAGAATGCAGCACTACTACACATATAGCCATCAATGGCATTTGAGGGATGGCGTTGTTTAAAAAACGTCATCAAAAGTATATTTAACGGCGTTTTATTGTGAAAAAGCCATCAAATTTTGTATATTTGGTATCTCgttatgatttattttatttttagctTATGTCGGTTTGATTACAGTCCTGTTATTTTCAGCTAGTGACTCCCTGTTGAAGTGACTTGagctcccccccccccccccccccagtgCAAAAGAAGGGACTTTTATATAACATGAGAGAGTTATGCAGGTACACAAAACTAATTGGTTTATATACACAAGTTATTTAACATAAGAAGGGACTTTTATATCACATGAGAGACTTTGGATGTGGGGAAATGGTTGTAACATCCCTAAATTCAGAACAGTAAATTTTCGAATTTGTGGATGTTAGCACTCTGAAataacttcaataaatgaaattacgtTACAGCAGCTGAATATCTTATCCAAGTTTAACAAAACACTTAGATTTCAAACTGTAACAAAACGTAAATACACTTGTAAGTTGTACAGTAGTCAACTCTCACAAGTCCTCACCAAAAATAGGAAAATGAACAGAAGTAGAAACAACACCATGCTGTTACACTGCTCACTCCTTCCTTCTCTACTACTCCGAAGTACCTGCAGTACTACCACTTGCACCATTAATGgtacaccaggattgtaaacacaaacctggtcaGTTACAAagctggtatgagtaaactaaaagaaatattcaaggataatgtaacatatttctaaactccgaaatatatatagaacaacATTATCATCACAACACTAACAACGTCAACTCGCAACCAATGCCACAACAACGCCACATATTGTCACACAAGCAtaatcacaactcacaatCACATCGCAACACATGCAGAACATTCTGGGTTAATGCGACCCTCAAGTCGCACCCAGAAGATTGGTAgtaatactagagctctagatGATCATCCCCACAACCGGCCAAGGAGTGGTTCTGACATATGCCTACGCCACTAAGGCCGCCACACAGGCAGAACATTGAAATTCATTTTACCACTTGGGCCGCCACTAAGGCTAAatcatatgtatttattttctttcgcCAAACTGGCCGCCACTAAGACAGAACAACTCACACAAAGTCTTTTACCTAAAAAGGCCGCCACCAAGTCAACACCACAACCCACAAAGTTACACACGCAATAAtcataccggaaggtacattttctttccttcctgtaacaacaaaataatcacaaCACAATAacaccggaaggtacattttcttcccttccggtcACACAACATATAAGCACTTCGACTATACAAATATTCCATCCAAAAACCTCCAATTTaccgagaggtacattttattcccacTCGGTCCCATCCTCCACAATTCAATGAAAACcaactaaaaatacacaaatatAATAGCTTTATATACTTagtgataaatatatgcatatcatattaccatttagatatacgtatataaatcaccaaatatatacacatttatattcaatcacacaacaagtaagaatatataaattaataagttcaCACGTCTAGTTACCGCCAAGGTAACTAGACCAAACGTGAGGTTTACTAACCTTAATGCTTGCTTCCACTTCTAACTCAACAAGTCGAACACTTGTTTGTAATTCAAGCACCTAAGTTAAACAAAGCTCCACTTAGtaaaaatgaaccaaaacaACCCAAATAATAAACACTTCATAAATTTCAGCATTCTACTAAGGTCACCCATGCCACACACTAGTGGCATCCACTCCAACCTCTTCACCCTTTTCTTCTCTTACTTCCCAAAACCAACCTTTCCAAATGTCACAACTTAACTAAACAACTTCCCCAAACAAAACcatagcactctcaaacaGCCCCTACTCCCTCAAGTCTCCCTTGCTTCTCAAAAAAACCCCTTCACTACCCAAAACACCAAATCAGTGGCCTAACTACTTCCACTGTATCAAAATCTCTCACAGAAAATTCATCAAATACCTTTTGTGCATTCCCTTAAACCCTTCCACTTCTCACAACCAAGACCCCAAAACTTACAATACCTCTTGACCTTCAAATAACTCACCATTACCACAAAGAACACTaccaaacaacaatataacataacCAACAAGGGAAAAACGAAATTACCAAGCTGAGCTCCTTAAGTCACTGCCCAAATCAGCAGCAACCAACCAAGCCACTGGTGCACAAACCAACAGCTTTACTAGCACCTCAAGGTCTCCTTCTGCCGGCTGCAGCAACACTCCTCAGGCAGCAGCAGCAggggcagcagcagcagtaagcaagcagcagcagcaagcAATACAGTGGTTGGGTGAGAAGatcaaaggagaagaagaatttatggagagaaagaagagaagaagaaagaagatgaagaagcatAGAATGAGAAGATAAGCACGGCAGAAATGAAGAATAGATGAGTGGGAAAAAGATATTTGTTTCCCAATTCTCTCCCCCTTTTACCCTTTTCAACAACAACTTCTGTAATTAAAATCTCACTCCTCCAACTTCCAATTACTACGTGTCATTTGTCTACAAACTCgttttgacgagctctacgacttttgtgaatgaagtttCCTGAAACGAGCGAcgaattaaaagtcaactcttgagtcaACCAAATTAAATCGAAAAACGACTTAATGGTTCTCGAACCGATTTCTACTTCGAATGAAGGCTATTTAAAAGACATAGAATATGGatataaccaaaatatcatttcatttcattaatctccatgaaattacaagaaattaataacgaaattcgggttattacaatggTCCACTAGAAAGTAGCAGCAGTGAAGGTGGTTTCTTGCTCGTGAGCAGTTTCACTCCCACCCCAGTGTGGGATCTCTATGGGAACACGGTTGTGAAGGTAGCATGCGGAAATGAGCATGTAGTAGCCCTAGTCACTGTTGGAGAAACATATATGAGAAAAAAGCCAAAATGCTACTTGAAGTATCGTGAAAAGTATTTTTTGGTACCTACGAATTTTTGTTACCCGAAATGGTATCTGAACTATTGCACCGTTACCCAATATGGTACATCCGTTAGTTTATccgttaaattgatgatgtgacATGTATTTAGAGTTTTTTACCAAATATAGTAAAACCTTGTTAAATAATACCCGATTAAATAATAACCTCGCTAAAATAAAACGTTTTTCCGGTCTCAACTCGGAACCAAcgtgttaaattaataattcactaaatttataagataatagaAGTTCGAAAATTTATTTAGCCAGACgccatcaaatatataaattattagtatcataatttatataataaattttaaatttatgaggatttcattaaaaattttaattaacataatcatcataaaacaatataatattttgaacaatgtTATACATAAAAAATAGTATATTTAATAAGGTATATgtaataaattaaacaatgtAAGTAAAAACTTTTCTCTTCGAcacaatgaaaaaaaatatttattatatcttgataaattaataagttataaataaattaataaattaatattctattaatttattgatatattaatatatcgttaaattattaaattttatcAATTACGAggctattaatttatagagttTTTACTGTAAATAATAGGAAAAATAAtagtttaaaattaattttgttattattgctaaacaaacatatatactAAAACTTGTGTTAGGTTTTGTGATACAAGAGTTGATTTTCCTcttaaaattacaaattttataaaaaatattgtaaataaatttgtaAATAATATAGCTATGATTTATCAAGTCCAACAAATTTTCAGTCAGTTTGGtgaatttgtgagaattttgaaagaaaagagataggaaataaaaaaattgtgtatgtcacatcatcaatttaacggAGAAACTAACGGAGGTACCATATTAGGTAACAGTGCAATAGTTCAGGTACCATTTTGGGTAACCAAAATTCGTaggtacaaaaaaaaataccttTCACGATACTTCAGGTattattttggatattttcCCAACATATAAAGGTGAGGTCTTATATGTTTCTTGGGGTAGCAACAATCATGGTCAATTAGACCTTAGGTTTTAGTCTCTCACTACTCATGTTAACTTGAGTTTTCTGTTTCTATAATGGAATATTGTATATTTGGTATATATCTCCAATTTTTGTAATTCAAATGTACATATTAGTAAAGAATTGTCCTTATGTTGTGTAATATCTTTTTTCccaataagatattgattttctggaattaatcagaaaataaatatataattttttttaaaacatgaaaaaaatTCCATGGCTTTTCACAAACGCCATGAAATTGACGCTGTTTAACAAACGTAATTAAATTCTTTTCTACAGCGTTTTACAAACGCTATTGAATTCTTTTCTACGGCGTTTTACAAACGCCATGGATCAATCTCCAAACGCACGGCATCGATTTCTACGACATTTGAAGATGGCGTCGAAAAACGCCGTTAAAAGGTTTCCATGGCGTTTTTCAAACGCCAATGATGCTGTTATGTGTAGTAGTGCAGGTAGAAGTTAATAATATATTAAGCTAAGCTGGTTCTTCAATTGGGATCTTACTTTGTCACGACTTCgaaattcgaatgataaaaatttaaatttgaagccataaaaaactctaaaacaatatcaataaatcgaaatcatcttacagcgtatcgtaactgagttcatagtacctctcagttgatttgattattacaaaaccaatttataattcaacattatatcaaatggaaatgtaaaattctctcaatcctcaccacaaaatagaaataaaaaaacttcaaaatcttcaaAGTAGCCCTCCAATTCTGTTAATctacacctgcagaactatcccctacaccatcgaataggtgcaccgggattgtaaacacaaacacggtaagctttgcagctcgtatgagtaaaacaatagtataacacacatagtaatacaagagaaaatactgaaaacattcaattataaatgcactcatgagtcacaggaAGGCTGATCtggatgtccaataatatcagaATAtgtaagtgctcatgagaaattgggcaccccatctgtttacccgaatacatttataacacgggtactcatgagacccaggtaatcatctgttactcctcatgcagtacgccgtcgGACATTagacaacccatatgttacccaatatcccaaaagtatgggtactcataagaaggtaactcatctgttacccctcatgcagtacactggcagacagactagagctctaa encodes:
- the LOC126788549 gene encoding alcohol-forming fatty acyl-CoA reductase-like encodes the protein MGLDSILGYLQNKTILITGATGFLGMVFVEKILRVQPNVKKLYLLIRASDIKSATKRIHDEIIGKQLFRVLREKRGADFDSFIFEKVVALPGDVTFENLGVSEPRLMEELCNEIQIIVNSAATTNFDERYDISLAVNTFGVRQVLSFAKKCFKLEMLLHVSTAYVCGERAGLIPEDSSSMNKMVKEMANLDFETVEKNLVKEKLNELKALDTSEEVVRNTMKDFGIKRARLYGWPNTYVFTKAVGEIFLQRSKDNLPLVIVRPPIVTSTYEEPFPGWIQGFRTIDSVIAGYCKGKLTCLLVDPATVLDMIPVDMLVNSIIVAMVVNANQPTANIIYQVGSSLRNPLNFSQMHDFIFQYFTKNPWLNKDGEPVIVTKGTILTTMATFRMYMNFRYMLPLKGLNFVNKTFGQYFQDIYVNHSRKLDLVMRLVDLYKPYMLFYGIFDDANTQKLWKTANESFLEVGSFNFDATCIDWEEYIKHTHIPGLLKHVLIK